In a single window of the Phycisphaerales bacterium genome:
- a CDS encoding exosortase/archaeosortase family protein, protein MMSKSDPPARTTHGTAAPWGPLIVLLAAFTWCYGATLRGLVAEWRASDEYSVGALVPLVAAYVLWSQRKQFFAPLWGVAWSGLLVFGFSQALWFLGVYRDHISLTRYSLIFALAGIVLVVFGWRVMRRLVWVTLFLFLMVPLPGRVHDAVSLPLQDIATRSAVFNLELLGFWVVRTGNIITVNESTQVAVAEACNGLRMLTAFVFVCSAMAFMVGRPAWQRAFIVLSSIPIAVVTNTIRLVVTVILFDLTNSDFAEKFFHDFAGILMMPLAIAVVFGELWLLQRLTLPPAEAATRGVTPRKLTPSRPPALERS, encoded by the coding sequence ATGATGTCGAAGTCGGATCCACCCGCACGGACAACCCATGGCACGGCAGCGCCCTGGGGGCCGCTGATCGTCCTCCTGGCGGCGTTCACCTGGTGCTATGGGGCCACACTCCGCGGGCTGGTTGCGGAGTGGCGCGCCAGCGACGAGTACTCGGTGGGCGCGCTCGTTCCACTGGTCGCCGCGTACGTCCTCTGGTCACAGCGCAAGCAGTTCTTCGCGCCCCTCTGGGGTGTGGCGTGGTCCGGACTGCTGGTCTTTGGGTTTTCGCAGGCCCTGTGGTTCCTCGGTGTCTATCGCGACCACATCTCGCTGACGCGCTACTCGCTGATCTTCGCGCTGGCCGGCATCGTCCTGGTCGTGTTCGGTTGGCGTGTCATGCGGCGGCTCGTCTGGGTCACACTCTTCCTGTTCCTGATGGTGCCGTTGCCCGGTCGCGTGCATGATGCCGTCTCGCTCCCGCTCCAGGACATCGCCACACGCTCGGCGGTCTTCAATCTCGAGCTGCTCGGCTTCTGGGTGGTACGCACCGGCAACATCATCACGGTCAACGAATCGACCCAGGTCGCCGTGGCCGAGGCCTGTAACGGCCTGCGGATGCTCACGGCCTTCGTCTTCGTGTGCTCCGCGATGGCTTTCATGGTTGGACGCCCCGCCTGGCAGCGCGCGTTCATCGTACTGTCCAGTATTCCGATCGCGGTGGTCACGAACACGATCCGCCTCGTCGTCACCGTGATCCTGTTCGACCTGACCAACAGCGACTTCGCCGAGAAGTTCTTCCACGATTTCGCCGGCATCCTGATGATGCCACTCGCGATCGCCGTCGTCTTCGGCGAGCTCTGGCTCCTGCAGCGGCTCACGCTTCCGCCGGCGGAGGCCGCCACCCGCGGCGTCACTCCGCGGAAGCTCACCCCGTCCCGGCCGCCCGCCCTCGAGAGGAGTTGA
- a CDS encoding transcription termination/antitermination NusG family protein, with protein sequence MPEPTLGRWWVLHTRARHEKAVATTLERSRILYFLPLIETRRRRRLRGSAQVPLFPGYLFLRGEAQECDVAWQTNRVANILRVEQQAQFESEIAQIQRVVLSGAPVDLFPALRVGRRCRIIAGPLCGVEGVLSRRQGVSRVFLAATVLGQSALVETDSENVEPID encoded by the coding sequence GTGCCAGAGCCAACTCTGGGGCGCTGGTGGGTATTACACACGCGGGCGCGCCACGAAAAAGCCGTGGCCACCACACTCGAGCGCAGCCGGATTCTTTATTTTCTGCCGCTGATTGAGACCCGTCGGCGTCGGCGGCTCCGAGGATCTGCGCAGGTCCCGCTCTTTCCGGGCTACTTGTTCCTGAGGGGTGAGGCGCAAGAGTGCGATGTCGCGTGGCAGACGAATCGGGTTGCGAACATTCTACGGGTGGAACAGCAGGCGCAATTCGAGAGCGAGATCGCACAAATACAACGAGTGGTGCTGAGCGGTGCACCGGTGGATCTCTTCCCCGCATTGCGGGTTGGACGTCGGTGCAGAATCATCGCAGGGCCGCTCTGCGGCGTCGAAGGAGTACTGTCACGACGGCAGGGTGTCAGTCGTGTCTTCTTGGCGGCGACGGTCCTCGGGCAGTCGGCGCTCGTGGAAACAGACTCTGAGAATGTTGAGCCCATCGACTGA
- a CDS encoding NDP-sugar synthase: MIAGVVLAGSHVWRAGSLEALCPRALLPVATKPLIDYVLEWLRQGGVTTVTICANDGAAALQAYLGDGAAADLSLYYYHDRVPRGPAGCARDASLASGADHLVLVDAALIPRMDLQGLLAEHVASGAAFTKVVHRLAAQPLLNDGERRHATYVPTGVRVFTRQALAVVPPSGFHDIKEWLVPQLRSRGEDLRVHVAELVSPAISGLEAYFAVQGWMLDRMRLDEIVPRGYEVRDDAFVHHSCQIAKSSRLIGPVMVGPRTRIEEEALLVGPSVLGAGCVVGRRALLARSILWNGAVVSPGARIDQSLVATHATVEVGEEIRCAICTRSATETAHWANA, translated from the coding sequence ATGATTGCAGGTGTCGTCCTGGCAGGATCGCACGTCTGGCGGGCAGGTTCGCTCGAAGCATTGTGTCCACGGGCATTACTGCCGGTCGCGACTAAACCCTTGATTGATTACGTGCTCGAGTGGCTGCGGCAGGGGGGGGTGACAACCGTGACGATCTGTGCGAACGATGGTGCTGCTGCCCTGCAGGCCTATCTCGGTGATGGGGCCGCCGCAGACCTGAGTCTCTACTACTACCACGATCGGGTACCACGCGGTCCGGCTGGGTGTGCTCGGGACGCAAGTCTTGCGAGCGGTGCCGACCACCTGGTCCTGGTCGATGCGGCTCTGATACCGAGGATGGATCTGCAAGGGCTGCTGGCCGAGCATGTGGCTTCCGGGGCGGCGTTCACTAAGGTTGTGCATCGGCTCGCAGCGCAACCGTTGCTGAACGACGGTGAGCGGCGGCATGCCACCTACGTACCTACCGGGGTGCGTGTGTTCACGCGGCAGGCGCTTGCTGTCGTACCGCCGAGCGGATTCCACGACATCAAGGAATGGCTCGTCCCGCAATTGCGTAGCCGGGGTGAAGATCTGCGCGTGCATGTGGCGGAACTCGTCTCACCGGCCATCAGCGGTCTGGAAGCGTACTTCGCGGTGCAAGGATGGATGCTGGATCGGATGCGGCTGGACGAGATTGTGCCAAGGGGTTACGAGGTTCGCGATGATGCATTTGTGCATCACTCCTGTCAAATTGCGAAGTCGTCACGGCTGATTGGCCCGGTCATGGTGGGGCCGCGCACCCGGATTGAAGAAGAGGCGTTACTGGTTGGCCCTTCGGTGCTGGGTGCGGGCTGTGTCGTCGGGCGGCGAGCGTTGCTGGCCCGCTCGATCTTGTGGAATGGTGCGGTGGTGTCACCAGGCGCTAGAATTGATCAATCCCTGGTGGCGACCCATGCAACCGTGGAGGTGGGAGAAGAAATTCGCTGTGCGATTTGTACGCGCAGTGCGACTGAAACTGCGCACTGGGCGAACGCCTGA
- a CDS encoding WecB/TagA/CpsF family glycosyltransferase: MTTTSSSETLPKDSSTRAAEVGPATVRAAADAAARSRVVLGGLPFDNVTMAEAIARIDALVRARRPACVVTPNVDHVVRARRDAAYADLVRSADLVLADGQPLVWLARLAGRPLGERVAGSDLFPRLCAHAAVAGFRVFFLGGEPGVADEAARVLTERYPGLVVAGTHCPPLGFERDPAAVAAALAAVRAAGAELVFVGLGSPKQERWIAAHQGQYGPAVSLGVGISFSFVTGHVRRAPVWMRRAGLEWLHRLAMEPRRLWRRYLVNGWGFLPVVVGEIWRGRVGRERCHRVPGSAS, from the coding sequence ATGACCACGACCTCTTCATCCGAAACCTTGCCGAAGGATTCGTCTACCCGCGCCGCCGAAGTCGGCCCGGCCACCGTCCGAGCCGCTGCGGATGCGGCGGCCCGATCGCGCGTGGTGCTGGGCGGGCTGCCCTTCGACAACGTGACCATGGCGGAGGCCATCGCCCGGATCGACGCCCTCGTGCGGGCGCGCCGGCCGGCGTGCGTGGTCACGCCCAACGTCGACCATGTCGTTCGGGCCCGACGGGATGCCGCCTACGCTGACCTCGTCCGCTCCGCCGACCTGGTCCTCGCCGACGGCCAGCCGCTGGTGTGGCTGGCGCGGCTGGCAGGCCGACCGCTGGGCGAGCGCGTCGCCGGGTCGGACCTGTTCCCGCGGCTGTGTGCCCATGCCGCCGTGGCCGGGTTCCGGGTCTTCTTCCTCGGCGGGGAGCCGGGTGTCGCGGACGAAGCGGCCCGTGTGCTGACGGAGCGCTACCCGGGGCTGGTCGTGGCCGGCACGCACTGCCCGCCGCTGGGTTTCGAGCGCGACCCCGCGGCGGTGGCGGCGGCGCTGGCGGCCGTGCGGGCGGCGGGCGCAGAGCTCGTCTTCGTCGGGCTGGGTTCGCCCAAGCAGGAGCGCTGGATCGCGGCGCACCAGGGGCAGTACGGCCCGGCGGTGAGTCTCGGCGTGGGGATCAGCTTCAGCTTCGTGACCGGCCACGTACGCCGGGCCCCGGTCTGGATGCGCCGCGCCGGGCTGGAGTGGCTGCACCGGCTGGCGATGGAGCCGCGACGGCTGTGGCGGCGGTACCTGGTGAACGGGTGGGGCTTTCTGCCGGTGGTGGTGGGCGAAATCTGGCGCGGGCGCGTCGGCCGTGAGCGGTGCCACCGTGTGCCGGGGAGTGCTTCGTGA
- a CDS encoding exosortase-associated EpsI family protein: MAAAPAPPKPSGRAWLRWSVTAVLLAGLIGAGYGQRQFSALVDATAAIYHPPAQPFATVPLSLGPWEGREIEIEERIRRQPGFDDDWISRQYIQAETGRSANLFAGYIGRGFKWLVHRPDICFPGAGWRVAREEFRTLTPPAGRPVPYVLYEFELLTDPEQRIFVLSTFVVNGQLSNNVNLRNSRLFSERPPYIARIQVSLGAGLEHERDRELLRDLVVRIVAALEPVLPYWEE, encoded by the coding sequence GTGGCTGCCGCACCTGCTCCCCCGAAACCATCCGGGCGCGCCTGGCTACGTTGGAGCGTCACCGCCGTGCTGCTGGCCGGCCTGATCGGCGCCGGCTATGGCCAGCGCCAGTTCTCCGCGTTGGTGGATGCCACCGCTGCGATCTACCATCCACCGGCGCAGCCCTTTGCGACCGTGCCGCTGTCGCTCGGTCCGTGGGAGGGGCGCGAGATTGAGATCGAGGAACGCATCCGCCGGCAGCCCGGCTTCGATGACGACTGGATCAGTCGCCAGTACATCCAGGCCGAGACCGGCCGCAGCGCGAACCTCTTCGCCGGCTACATCGGCCGCGGCTTCAAGTGGCTCGTCCACCGGCCGGACATCTGCTTTCCAGGCGCCGGCTGGCGCGTGGCCCGAGAAGAATTCCGCACACTTACTCCGCCCGCGGGGCGCCCTGTCCCCTACGTGCTGTACGAGTTCGAGCTGCTGACCGACCCGGAGCAGCGCATCTTCGTGCTTTCCACGTTCGTCGTGAACGGTCAGCTCAGCAACAATGTGAATCTACGTAACTCCCGGCTTTTCTCGGAGCGCCCGCCCTACATCGCGCGCATCCAGGTCTCGCTCGGCGCGGGTCTCGAGCATGAACGTGATCGCGAGCTGCTCCGCGACCTCGTGGTGCGCATCGTGGCGGCGCTCGAGCCAGTGCTGCCCTACTGGGAAGAGTGA
- a CDS encoding polysaccharide biosynthesis tyrosine autokinase, which produces MNDDVKSPQPLQPVVSARAAAPLRAPDPLELPDLTENNGSGAPQGSKFSPRQLLAYRWSIIAVAVVIGGIGITGSWATFKPEYTATANIEVTPVRVLLTGGKDQVDLYETWRQTQARFVRGPEVLDAVLDRPEVRETNWFRDEPVSPLEQLQERLKIRTSPPPRDRLVRDLKVLAPGGAQLITVEMTATAPGEAKRIVDAIVRRFVDFANKRDADAEIDRERQLEAQIRERERSLSAVHGLGYELEQVIKRLGTAAPEPLQQQRLLRLDEMAFRLRQLEIQLSLAEETATAAATASSEPSAGPTPPPTDLQTTDTQYRRLFDELEQARKRLEGAPAQFGELHPVMQELQRAVQLSEERLTRYEEQLAGIVSGDPALAMLDPRMTALESMRREFRQLKTLVEEEQTRYNAMFDDIEKKRSLDLRIAETESTLAKLRRELEHIQLNKDVQGRIRGFPAYEPTSAGADKRVKFMAASVFGGLAAGIMLAFVRLKLSGKVFEANEVVRPSHGTFLGHIPLRRVSELPGLAECPFQMEAIRVIRTALLNQVQGPRTPVVQVTSASVGAGKTTFASLLARSLAQMGKRVLLIDADIRRSSISRHFQVEHARGLVNLLQEGDACPTKIFQTSVPNLSLLPAGHSEHIEDVELLANGVFSKALDRWRTSYDVILLDGAPLLGTADGAILSRHADGSVLVVREQHCKRTALVDALASLGAAGGRLLGTVFVGGGAETRYGYGYGYGYAGPRKTVKALDVRDMVSSHAAER; this is translated from the coding sequence ATGAACGATGATGTGAAATCACCTCAGCCGTTACAACCCGTGGTGTCCGCGCGTGCTGCTGCCCCGCTGCGCGCGCCTGATCCACTGGAGTTGCCTGACCTGACTGAAAATAACGGCAGCGGCGCACCACAGGGCAGCAAGTTCTCGCCGCGGCAATTGCTGGCCTACCGCTGGAGCATCATCGCTGTAGCGGTTGTGATCGGCGGTATCGGCATCACGGGGTCGTGGGCGACCTTCAAGCCGGAGTACACGGCGACGGCCAATATCGAAGTGACGCCGGTGCGCGTGCTGCTGACGGGCGGCAAGGACCAGGTGGATTTGTACGAGACCTGGCGCCAGACACAGGCGCGCTTCGTGCGCGGCCCCGAGGTGCTCGATGCCGTGCTGGATCGGCCCGAAGTCCGCGAAACGAACTGGTTCCGAGATGAGCCGGTCTCGCCGCTGGAGCAACTCCAGGAGCGGCTCAAGATTCGCACCTCACCCCCGCCGCGCGATCGGCTTGTACGAGACCTCAAGGTGCTGGCCCCGGGTGGCGCGCAACTCATTACCGTGGAAATGACTGCCACGGCCCCCGGGGAGGCCAAGCGGATTGTGGATGCGATCGTGCGAAGATTTGTTGATTTCGCCAACAAGCGGGACGCCGATGCCGAGATCGATCGGGAACGGCAACTCGAAGCGCAGATTCGAGAGCGCGAGCGGTCGCTCAGCGCGGTACATGGACTGGGTTACGAGCTGGAGCAGGTGATCAAGCGCCTCGGGACGGCGGCGCCGGAACCCCTCCAGCAACAACGCCTGCTGCGGCTCGACGAGATGGCGTTTCGCTTACGGCAGCTTGAAATTCAGCTCTCGCTGGCGGAGGAGACGGCCACTGCTGCGGCCACGGCGAGCAGTGAACCGTCCGCCGGCCCGACGCCTCCGCCGACGGATCTGCAAACCACCGATACGCAGTACCGGCGGCTTTTTGACGAGCTGGAACAGGCCCGCAAGCGTCTCGAAGGTGCGCCTGCGCAGTTCGGTGAGCTGCACCCGGTCATGCAGGAGTTGCAGCGCGCCGTGCAGCTCTCGGAAGAGCGCCTGACACGCTACGAGGAGCAACTGGCGGGCATCGTCTCGGGAGATCCCGCGCTCGCCATGCTGGATCCCCGCATGACAGCGCTCGAGTCGATGCGGCGGGAGTTTCGGCAGCTCAAGACGCTGGTCGAGGAAGAGCAAACGCGCTACAACGCGATGTTCGATGACATCGAGAAGAAGCGCAGTCTGGATCTGCGCATCGCCGAAACGGAATCGACTCTCGCCAAGCTGCGGCGTGAGCTTGAGCACATCCAGTTGAACAAGGATGTACAAGGTCGTATTCGCGGATTCCCGGCGTACGAACCCACTTCCGCCGGTGCGGATAAGCGTGTGAAGTTCATGGCGGCCTCGGTATTCGGCGGGCTGGCCGCCGGGATCATGCTCGCCTTCGTGCGACTCAAACTGTCCGGCAAGGTTTTCGAGGCGAACGAAGTGGTGCGCCCCTCGCACGGCACGTTCCTTGGCCACATTCCGTTACGGCGTGTCAGCGAGTTGCCGGGTCTGGCCGAGTGCCCCTTCCAGATGGAAGCCATCCGTGTGATTCGAACGGCACTGCTCAATCAGGTTCAAGGTCCCCGCACCCCGGTGGTGCAGGTGACCAGTGCCTCCGTCGGCGCCGGCAAGACCACCTTCGCCAGTCTGCTGGCGCGGAGTCTGGCGCAGATGGGAAAACGAGTTCTGCTCATTGACGCGGACATTCGGCGGTCGTCGATCTCGCGGCACTTCCAGGTGGAGCACGCCCGCGGCCTGGTGAACCTGCTCCAGGAGGGCGACGCCTGCCCGACCAAGATCTTCCAAACCAGCGTGCCGAACCTCTCACTGCTGCCGGCTGGACATTCAGAGCACATTGAGGACGTGGAGCTGCTGGCGAACGGCGTCTTTTCGAAGGCGCTCGATCGCTGGCGTACCTCGTACGACGTCATCCTGTTGGATGGTGCCCCGCTGTTGGGTACGGCCGACGGCGCGATCCTGTCGCGACACGCGGACGGCTCGGTGCTCGTAGTGCGTGAGCAACATTGCAAGCGTACGGCGTTGGTCGATGCGTTGGCTTCACTGGGCGCGGCCGGCGGGCGCCTGCTGGGCACCGTGTTTGTTGGTGGTGGGGCCGAGACGCGGTACGGCTACGGCTATGGCTACGGCTATGCCGGTCCGCGCAAGACGGTAAAGGCCCTCGACGTGCGGGACATGGTGTCGTCTCACGCGGCCGAGCGCTAA
- a CDS encoding sugar transferase, with protein MSLEAIIIDRRPAYLQAHAAASLLLLPLGARTLLERLGAHLRRVDVHTLTIVPDFPSDAEYAAQIARRAPEARIASAAALDEMVDAAEPADLLLLLDSRFVPVSGYDLAGFLADVSRCRLVKHLVALQRSPDGTQERVVCDAEHRIRAIRRLYDGVTQFDLRGVSSSVLSAAAARHLDTLSPLCLATLRARLAAGSTPSRDITAPTEVLDLAEEHDLLTLHERCLHDDVAAGAELGLRLLAPDVWGSAGAEVHPESRVFGPVILQRGARIEAGAIVIGPAVVGADAVVTPGALLAQGLVVQGVRISAAQPVVGRVSAGGKTAGLDAEQAAAAAGVRAPVLLPGLRAERGRQGSWQSDTPAARRPFESLVKRVLDTCAALVGLVLLLPLLAVVAVLVKLTSRGPIFFSHEREGIGGRVFRCWKFRTMVERAHQQQRALYQQNAVDGPQFKMSHDPRVTPLGHWLRTTNIDELPQLWNVVRGEMSLIGPRPSPFRENQICVPWRQARLSVRPGITGLWQVCRHERAAGDFHQWIHFDMLYVRHWSLALDVRIMLATLGTLGGRWNVPLTWMIPAPQLQRYTNLTMDLQAAAAVPPARGTLPPPAEERGTQPALAGME; from the coding sequence ATGTCGCTCGAGGCGATCATCATTGACCGTCGTCCGGCCTATCTGCAGGCGCATGCCGCGGCTTCATTGTTGCTGCTGCCCCTGGGCGCCCGGACACTGCTGGAGCGATTGGGTGCCCACCTGCGCCGGGTCGATGTTCATACGCTGACCATCGTGCCGGATTTCCCGAGCGACGCGGAATATGCCGCCCAGATTGCTCGCCGGGCGCCGGAGGCCCGCATTGCGTCGGCTGCCGCCCTCGACGAGATGGTGGATGCGGCTGAACCCGCCGACCTGCTGCTCCTGCTGGACAGCCGCTTTGTGCCGGTCTCCGGCTATGACCTGGCAGGGTTCCTTGCGGACGTTTCACGTTGTCGCCTGGTCAAGCACCTCGTCGCGCTGCAACGCAGTCCGGACGGAACACAGGAGCGCGTCGTCTGCGACGCGGAGCACCGTATTCGCGCCATTCGCCGGCTCTACGACGGTGTGACACAGTTCGATTTACGCGGTGTCAGTAGCAGCGTCCTTTCGGCCGCCGCCGCCCGGCACCTCGATACACTTTCACCGCTGTGCCTCGCGACGCTGCGGGCGCGGCTGGCGGCCGGTAGCACGCCCAGTCGTGACATCACCGCGCCGACCGAGGTATTGGACCTCGCGGAGGAGCACGATCTCCTTACTTTGCACGAGCGCTGTCTGCATGATGATGTGGCCGCCGGTGCGGAGTTGGGGCTGCGGCTGCTGGCCCCCGACGTGTGGGGCAGCGCCGGGGCCGAGGTGCATCCAGAAAGCCGTGTCTTTGGCCCGGTGATACTCCAGCGCGGTGCGCGGATCGAAGCCGGCGCCATCGTCATCGGACCGGCCGTGGTGGGTGCGGACGCGGTAGTGACGCCGGGAGCGCTGCTGGCCCAGGGTCTCGTGGTGCAGGGGGTGCGGATAAGCGCAGCTCAGCCGGTGGTGGGGCGGGTCAGCGCCGGTGGCAAAACCGCCGGACTCGATGCCGAGCAGGCCGCGGCAGCGGCGGGTGTTCGGGCACCGGTACTGCTGCCCGGGCTGCGGGCCGAACGTGGGCGGCAGGGATCATGGCAGAGCGACACACCGGCGGCCCGCCGACCGTTCGAATCGCTGGTGAAGCGTGTCCTCGATACCTGTGCGGCGCTGGTCGGGTTGGTGCTCCTGTTGCCGTTGCTGGCGGTGGTGGCGGTCTTGGTGAAGTTGACCTCGCGCGGTCCGATCTTCTTCAGCCACGAGCGTGAGGGTATCGGGGGCCGGGTGTTCCGCTGCTGGAAGTTCCGCACCATGGTGGAACGGGCCCATCAGCAGCAACGCGCCTTGTACCAGCAGAACGCGGTCGACGGGCCGCAGTTCAAGATGTCGCACGACCCGCGTGTCACGCCGCTGGGACACTGGCTGCGCACGACCAATATTGATGAACTCCCGCAACTCTGGAACGTGGTGCGCGGCGAGATGAGTCTGATCGGCCCGCGCCCTTCGCCCTTCCGCGAGAACCAGATCTGCGTTCCGTGGCGGCAGGCGCGCCTCTCCGTGCGACCCGGTATCACGGGCTTGTGGCAAGTGTGCCGGCACGAGCGGGCGGCCGGCGACTTCCACCAGTGGATTCACTTCGACATGCTGTACGTGCGCCACTGGTCGCTCGCACTCGATGTGCGCATCATGCTGGCCACGCTCGGCACTCTGGGTGGTCGGTGGAACGTGCCCCTCACCTGGATGATTCCTGCGCCGCAATTGCAGCGGTATACGAATCTCACGATGGATCTGCAGGCGGCTGCCGCAGTGCCCCCGGCGCGCGGTACGTTGCCGCCACCGGCGGAAGAGCGGGGCACGCAACCCGCTCTGGCCGGGATGGAGTAG